In Arachis hypogaea cultivar Tifrunner chromosome 2, arahy.Tifrunner.gnm2.J5K5, whole genome shotgun sequence, a genomic segment contains:
- the LOC112757365 gene encoding calcium-dependent protein kinase 26 produces the protein MGNNCIAPRKSSKDGTYTSFISWCRPKKATACADKDEDVSKTEKETEPVQQKAPEVVKIEKEVEKPTQSIKVNNETKHLESIKQVEKTKLPAPTPAPAPAAPAPAPDPDPAPAPAPDPAPTPAPAPAPAPDPDPAPAPAPAPAPAPAPAPTTKSNQWEEKVKVGEPAKEKKTQIVKRQISAGLKQGSILQRKTGVLKEFYTLGPKLGQGQFGTTYLCVEKATGTEYACKSILKRKLVTDEDVEDVRREIQIMHHLAGCPNVISIKESYEDAVAVHVVMELCAGGELFDRIVERGHYTERKAAKLARIIVGVIESCHALGVMHRDLKPENFLFVDKQEDSVLKAIDFGLSTFFKPGDIFDDVVGSPYYVAPEVLRKRYGQEADVWSAGVIIYILLCGVPPFWGETEQEIFDSILKSKLDFSSAPWPSISDGAKDLVKKMLDRDPSKRISAFEVLRHPWIQVDGAAPDKPLDAAVLTRLKQFTAMNKLKKMALRVIAENLNEDEIAGLKEMFKNIDTDNSGHITFEELKIGLKRYGHNLNESEIYDLMQAADVDNSGTIDYGEFLAATLHLNKIEKEDHLAAAFSFFDKDGSGYITQDELQQACEEFGIEDVRLEDLIGEVDQDNDGRIDYNEFVAMMQKGNADMGRRGRKGSSSFSIGFREPLPVC, from the exons ATGGGAAACAACTGTATTGCACCAAGAAAGTCTTCCAAAGATGGCACATATACAAGTTTCATCTCGTGGTGCCGGCCGAAGAAAGCAACTGCATGCGCGGATAAAGACGAAGATGTGAGCAAAACTGAAAAGGAGACAGAACCTGTTCAACAAAAGGCACCAGAGGTTGTTAAAATTGAGAAGGAGGTGGAGAAGCCAACTCAATCCATAAAGGTTAATAATGAAACTAAGCATCTGGAATCTATAAAACAAGTTGAGAAGACTAAATTGCCAGCACCAACTCCAGCTCCTGCTCCGGCAGCTCCAGCTCCAGCTCCTGATCCTGATCCTGCTCCGGCTCCGGCTCCTGATCCGGCTCCGACTCCTGCTCCAGCTCCTGCTCCTGCTCCTGATCCTGATCCTGCTCCTGCTCCTGCTCCTGCTCCAGCTCCAGCTCCGGCTCCAGCTCCAACAACAAAAAGTAACCAATGGGAAGAAAAGGTTAAAGTAGGAGAGCCTGCAAAAGAAAAGAAGACTCAGATTGTGAAGAGGCAAATAAGTGCAGGCCTAAAACAAGGTTCTATCTTGCAAAGGAAAACTGGTGTCCTTAAGGAGTTCTATACTTTGGGACCGAAGCTCGGACAAGGGCAATTTGGAACAACCTACCTTTGTGTGGAGAAAGCTACTGGAACCGAGTATGCATGCAAGTCCATTTTGAAGAGGAAATTGGTGACTGATGAAGATGTTGAAGATGTGAGGAGGGAGATTCAGATAATGCATCACTTGGCAGGTTGCCCCAATGTGATCTCCATTAAGGAATCCTATGAGGACGCTGTCGCGGTTCATGTTGTGATGGAGTTGTGTGCAGGGGGTGAACTCTTTGATAGGATTGTGGAAAGAGGGCATTACACAGAGAGAAAAGCAGCAAAACTAGCAAGGATTATAGTTGGTGTTATTGAGTCTTGCCACGCACTTGGAGTAATGCATCGCGACCTTAAGCCGGAGAACTTTCTTTTTGTCGATAAGCAGGAAGATTCAGTCCTTAAAGCAATAGATTTTGGCCTCTCTACTTTCTTCAAACCAG GAGACATTTTTGATGATGTGGTAGGAAGCCCTTATTATGTTGCACCTGAAGTTCTCCGAAAGCGTTACGGCCAAGAAGCTGATGTGTGGAGTGCTGGTGTCATCATATACATTCTCTTATGTGGTGTACCTCCATTTTGGGGAG AAACTGAGCAAGAGATTTTCGACTCAATTTTGAAGAGTAAACTGGATTTCTCATCAGCACCATGGCCTAGTATCTCTGATGGTGCAAAAGACTTGGTTAAGAAGATGCTTGACAGAGATCCTAGCAAACGAATATCCGCTTTTGAAGTTCTTC GACACCCCTGGATTCAGGTTGATGGAGCAGCTCCAGACAAGCCTCTTGATGCTGCAGTTTTGACTCGGCTGAAGCAGTTTACTGCAATGAACAAGCTCAAGAAAATGGCTCTTAGA GTAATTGCAGAGAATCTCAATGAAGATGAGATTGCTGGATTGAAAGAAATGTTTAAGAATATAGACACAGACAACAGTGGCCACATTACTTTTGAAGAACTAAAAATTGGACTGAAAAGATATGGTCATAATCTCAATGAGTCTGAAATTTATGACCTAATGCAAGCT GCAGATGTTGATAATAGTGGCACAATTGACTATGGAGAATTCTTAGCAGCAACATTGCACTTAAACAAAATTGAGAAGGAAGATCATTTAGCTGCAGCTTTCTCATTTTTTGATAAAGATGGTAGTGGCTACATCACTCAAGATGAGCTTCAACAAGCTTGTGAAGAATTTGGAATAGAGGATGTTC
- the LOC112757371 gene encoding putative pentatricopeptide repeat-containing protein At5g06400, mitochondrial: MVLSAVCDLHGAMRSISKLQILNQPLSYLLSLPQVLHFSSSSSNSSKHSPLLSRAATQQSDPGIYRALFDEITDILGAGPVVQDNSSSGFLFLEEADKGKSDSEVEHDCTKDVCGNATASVLLDKGKSFGVFRDSKLGNMSEDDVSRVVGEITRIFRGEKDWSPVEEKLENLNFGLRAEVFDMVLKRCFKVPHLALRAFDWVKNKEGFSHTMKTYNTMLWIAGQAKEFGVVNKLVEEMDDCGIEKDVRTWTILISHYGKVKQISKLLLAFENMKKFGCEPDEVAYRAMIRSLCSCGKGDIAMEFYKDMVQKDMVLDLRLYKLLMNSMARAADVAAVRFLGNDMTRLSLMPENSVQSCMLKSFCISGRIKEALELIRDLKSKDLAIEPEFFETLVRGLCKAGMITDALEIVEIMKRRDIVDGRIHGIIINGYLGRNEVHKAIDMFQSMKESGCVPTISTYTELIQHLFKLNRYEDACLLYEEMLGKGIKPDRVVITAMVAGHVSQNRIFEAWKLFKSMECQGIKPNWKPYALFIKELCKASRTDDIIKVLYDMQATEIVVLDEVFHCVVTYLKNKGELDMKAKVEKIYTAFKLDLQKCSKSEEQVSLRIKVEKDVVIDQSESQKVNHSSVHPHDKTYNEQDVHEICRILSSSMDWSLIQENLERSTIRFTPEFVLEILQHCSMHGNTMLKFFSWVGKQPGYRHTVETYNMAIKIAGRGKDFKHMRSLFFEMRRNNYSIMSETWTIMIMLYGRIGLTDLAMNCFREMKAEGYKPSRSTYKYLIIALCGRKGRKVDEAIKIYGEMIRARHIPDKELVETFLGCLCEVGRLSEARRCTDSLKIFGYSVPLSYSLLIRALCRVGKMEEALALVGESGAEKPTLDQFTCGSIVHGLLRKGQFEDALAKVESMKQKGIKPTIHVYTSLIVHYFKEKQIGKAIEVFKEMQESGYEPNIVTYSALISGYMNMERPTDAWNIFYRMKLKGPSPDFKTYSMFLSCLCKSGRSEEAMKLISEMLDSGIVPSTINFRTVFFGLNREGKHDLAQLVLQQKSELIRMRKLIT; the protein is encoded by the coding sequence ATGGTGCTGTCTGCTGTGTGCGATTTGCACGGAGCCATGAGATCAATAAGCAAGCTCCAAATTCTGAATCAACCTTTGAGCTATCTCCTCTCACTGCCTCAagttcttcatttttcttccaGCTCTTCCAATTCGTCAAAGCACTCACCTTTATTGTCTCGCGCAGCAACCCAACAATCTGATCCCGGCATCTACCGTGCACTTTTTGATGAAATCACTGACATTTTAGGGGCTGGCCCTGTGGTCCAGGACAATTCCTCATCTGGGTTTTTGTTTTTGGAGGAAGCTGATAAGGGGAAGTCGGATTCTGAAGTGGAACATGATTGCACCAAAGATGTTTGTGGAAATGCCACAGCGAGTGTATTGCTTGATAAAGGCAAGAGCTTTGGTGTTTTTAGAGATTCCAAGTTGGGGAACATGAGTGAAGACGATGTGAGCCGAGTTGTTGGTGAGATTACTAGGATTTTTAGAGGTGAAAAGGATTGGAGTCCTGTGGAGGAGAAGTTGGAGAATTTGAATTTcgggttgagagctgaggttttTGATATGGTATTGAAAAGGTGCTTCAAAGTGCCACACTTGGCTTTAAGGGCTTTTGATTGGGTGAAGAACAAGGAAGGTTTTAGTCACACAATGAAGACTTATAATACTATGTTGTGGATTGCAGGGCAAGCTAAGGAGTTTGGGGTGGTGAATAAGTTGGTGGAAGAAATGGATGACTGTGGAATTGAAAAGGATGTTAGGACGTGGACTATTCTCATATCCCATTATGGGAAAGTGAAGCAAATCAGCAAATTGTTGTTGGCCTTTGAAAACATGAAGAAATTTGGTTGTGAACCTGATGAGGTTGCATATAGGGCAATGATACGTTCGCTTTGCAGTTGTGGGAAAGGTGATATTGCTATGGAGTTCTACAAGGATATGGTACAGAAAGATATGGTGCTTGATCTAAGATTATATAAGTTGCTCATGAACTCCATGGCAAGGGCAGCTGATGTTGCGGCTGTTCGTTTCCTTGGAAATGACATGACACGGTTGTCTCTGATGCCGGAAAACAGTGTTCAGAGTTGTATGCTGAAGAGTTTCTGTATTTCTGGAAGGATTAAAGAAGCTTTGGAACTGATCCGTGACCTCAAAAGTAAAGACTTAGCTATTGAACCTGAGTTTTTCGAGACCTTGGTGAGAGGGCTGTGTAAGGCTGGCATGATTACAGACGCTTTAGAGATTGTTGAAATTATGAAGAGAAGGGATATTGTTGAtggaaggattcatggaattataaTAAATGGATATTTGGGAAGAAATGAAGTTCACAAGGCAATTGATATGTTCCAAAGCATGAAAGAATCCGGTTGTGTGCCCACAATTTCCACATATACAGAACTGATACAGCATTTGTTTAAGTTGAATAGGTATGAAGATGCTTGCTTGTTGTATGAAGAGATGCTAGGAAAAGGTATTAAGCCCGATAGAGTGGTAATAACAGCCATGGTTGCAGGTCATGTTTCTCAAAACCGTATATTCGAAGCATGGAAGTTATTCAAGAGTATGGAGTGCCAAGGCATCAAGCCCAATTGGAAaccatatgcactgtttattaaGGAACTTTGCAAAGCTTCAAGGACAGATGATATTATCAAAGTATTGTATGACATGCAGGCTACGGAGATTGTAGTTTTAGATGAAGTATTCCACTGTGTTGTAACATACTTGAAGAACAAAGGGGAACTAGACATGAAAGCGAAAGTTGAGAAGATTTATACAGCATTTAAACTTGATCTACAGAAATGCAGTAAGTCCGAAGAACAAGTATCTTTGAGAATTAAGGTGGAGAAGGATGTGGTAATTGATCAatcagaatcacaaaaagtaaatcactcctCAGTTCACCCACACGATAAGACTTACAACGAGCAGGATGTTCATGAAATTTGTAGGATTCTTTCATCTTCCATGGATTGGTCCTTAATTCAAGAAAATTTGGAGAGAAGCACGATAAGGTTTACCCCGGAATTTGTTTTGGAGATATTGCAACATTGCAGTATGCATGGCAACACTATGCTAAAGTTCTTTTCATGGGTTGGAAAGCAGCCTGGATATAGGCACACTGTAGAGACATACAACATGGCAATCAAGATTGCAGGTCGTGGGAAAGATTTTAAGCACATGCGCAGCCTGTTCTTTGAGATGAGAAGAAACAATTATTCAATAATGTCAGAGACATGGACAATCATGATAATGCTTTACGGCCGAATCGGTCTAACAGATCTAGCCATGAATTGTTTTAGAGAGATGAAAGCTGAGGGTTATAAACCAAGTAGAAGCACATACAAGTACTTGATCATTGCTCTTTGTGGAAGGAAAGGAAGGAAGGTTGATGAAGCTATCAAAATATATGGTGAGATGATTCGTGCCAGACACATCCCCGACAAAGAATTGGTTGAAACTTTCCTTGGTTGTTTATGCGAAGTTGGTAGGCTTTCAGAAGCTAGGAGATGCACAGATTCTCTCAAAATATTCGGATATTCAGTTCCTCTTAGCTATTCCTTGCTTATCAGGGCTCTTTGCAGGGTTGGAAAAATGGAAGAAGCATTGGCATTAGTTGGAGAAAGTGGGGCAGAAAAACCAACTTTAGATCAGTTTACATGTGGAAGCATTGTCCATGGCCTACTCCGAAAGGGTCAATTTGAAGACGCCTTAGCCAAAGTGGAATCTATGAAACAAAAGGGTATTAAACCTACCATTCATGTTTATACATCTTTGATTGTTCATTACTTTAAGGAGAAACAGATAGGAAAAGCCATTGAAGTATTCAAGGAAATGCAAGAATCAGGTTATGAACCAAACATTGTCACATATTCTGCCCTTATAAGTGGATACATGAACATGGAGAGACCAACTGATGCATGGAACATCTTCTACCGCATGAAATTGAAAGGACCCTCTCCTGATTTCAAGACTTATTCCATGTTCCTTAGTTGTCTTTGCAAGTCTGGTAGATCAGAAGAAGCCATGAAACTTATTTCTGAAATGTTAGATAGTGGTATTGTTCCTAGTACTATTAATTTTAGAACAGTGTTTTTTGGGCTAAACAGAGAAGGTAAACATGATTTAGCCCAGCTTGTATTGCAACAAAAATCAGAATTAATAAGAATGCGCAAGCTCATAACTTGA
- the LOC112757395 gene encoding iron-sulfur cluster co-chaperone protein HscB homolog: MLKKKSSTLFTILRHTTPSVPKKHSPLTFSSHSNNPFLHTSSPPPPFSPKGHSFHNPTWFYSFGYLTLDGRRLCSKSAEIVKERSSRCWNCHESTAAAAPFLVCDSCRCIQPVDDSIDYFEIFGLEKKYDIEGGVNLEGKYKDWQKKLHPDLVHSKSQKERDFAAEQSARVIDAYRTLSKPLSRAIYMMKLDGLEVDEEQTISDPELLAEIMEIREAVEEATESESLKQILSRMEENLRSWSNTFATAFQSRNFEEAKDSIRRMTYYSRVIDEVVKKL; this comes from the exons atgttgaagaagaagagcagCACGCTCTTCACCATTTTAAGACATACTACACCTTCTGTTCCTAAAAAACACTCACCTTTAACCTTTTCTTCTCATTCTAATAATCCTTTTCTTCATACATCATCGCCACCTCCACCTTTTTCACCCAAAGGCCATTCTTTTCACAACCCAACTTGGTTCTATTCTTTTGGGTATCTCACTCTTGATGGGAGAAGGTTGTGCTCAAAATCTGCGGAGATTGTGAAAGAAAGAAGTAGTAGGTGCTGGAACTGCCATGAatcaacagcagcagcagcaccGTTCTTGGTTTGTGATTCCTGCAGGTGCATTCAACCCGTGGATGATTCTATTGACTATTTCGAGATTTTTGGATT GGAGAAGAAGTATGATATAGAGGGTGGTGTGAATTTGGAGGGCAAATATAAAGACTGGCAAAAGAAATTGCATCCTGATTTAGTACATTCAAAATCTCAG AAAGAACGAGATTTTGCTGCTGAGCAATCTGCAAGGGTGATTGATGCATACCGTACACTTAGCAAGCCTTTATCTAGAGCGATTTACATG ATGAAGCTTGACGGATTAGAAGTTGATGAGGAACAAACAATTTCCGATCCAGAATTACTAGCTGAG ATTATGGAAATCAGAGAAGCGGTTGAAGAAGCAACTGAGTCAGAGTCTTTGAAGCAAATTCTCTCTCGG ATGGAGGAGAACCTGAGAAGTTGGTCGAACACCTTTGCTACCGCATTTCAAAGTCGGAACTTCGAGGAAGCAAAAGATTCTATCCGTAGAATGACTTATTATAGTCGTGTAATTGATGAAGTTGTAAAGAAACTTTAG